A single window of Solanum dulcamara chromosome 5, daSolDulc1.2, whole genome shotgun sequence DNA harbors:
- the LOC129890536 gene encoding uncharacterized protein LOC129890536 encodes MAMIGLDLVIDAVEKNVEKPEPSAKSRDQNEGSRKKPAWEVKELQSRDRQTKLKANAFFASFDQCSDKAAGESACTALVAVFSHWLQSNRDAMPTRSEFDNLILQGSTEWRKLCQNDIYINDFPNKHFDLETVLHARIRPIAISHDQSFVGFFSPEKFDSLQGVMSFDQIWDKISSVTDGFEIEPRVYIISWNDHFFVLKVEESAYYIVDTLGERLYEGCSKAYILRFDNNTMIYENVAEEKSQKNDTKDKEEMICKGKECCREFIKRFLVAIPLKELEEQEKKETVSYVSLHHRLQIEFNLSYLLSSSSSSLTSSPFSSSATPTP; translated from the coding sequence AATGTAGAGAAGCCTGAGCCTTCTGCTAAATCAAGGGACCAAAATGAAGGCAGCAGGAAAAAGCCTGCTTGGGAAGTGAAGGAATTACAGAGTAGGGATAGGCAAACAAAGCTCAAAGCCAATGCCTTCTTTGCATCTTTTGACCAATGCAGTGACAAGGCTGCTGGAGAGAGTGCATGCACAGCACTAGTAGCTGTTTTCTCACATTGGCTACAATCGAATAGAGATGCAATGCCCACGAGATCAGAATTTGATAACCTCATACTACAAGGTTCCACAGAATGGAGAAAGCTATGCCAAAATGATATTTACATCAATGATTTCCCAAACAAGCACTTTGATTTAGAGACTGTCCTGCATGCTCGTATTCGACCTATAGCCATCTCGCATGATCAATCCTTTGTTGGATTCTTCAGCCCTGAGAAATTTGACTCATTACAAGGGGTAATGTCATTTGATCAGATATGGGACAAGATTAGTAGTGTCACGGATGGTTTTGAAATTGAACCTAGAGTTTATATTATTAGTTGGAACGATCATTTCTTCGTATTGAAGGTGGAAGAAAGTGCTTATTACATTGTTGATACGTTGGGAGAAAGGCTATATGAGGGTTGCAGCAAAGCATACATACTAAGGTTTGACAATAACACTATGATATATGAGAATGTTGCAGAAGAGAAGTCACAGAAAAATGATACTAAGGATAAGGAAGAGATGATATGCAAGGGGAAAGAATGCTGCAGAGAATTCATCAAGAGATTTCTCGTTGCTATCCCTCTAAAGGAACTCGAGGAGCAAGAGAAAAAGGAGACAGTTTCTTATGTATCCCTTCATCATCGATTGCAGATAGAGTTCAACTTGAGTTACTTGCTGTCTTCTTCGTCATCGTCTTTAACATCAtcacctttctcttcttctgctACTCCTACACCTTAA